One Candidatus Eisenbacteria bacterium genomic region harbors:
- a CDS encoding glycosyltransferase yields MPPDRDPDGGGPAPGRGHGQAPVPTDQEGRAPAASRGPRAGPRVREDAGVRRLPHGPRFQPDARPPVRAGRALWVGDRLSDPPAGEDRRNDLRRPPSHRAQVLPKRSVESGAVRDLRDAPRRLVAGGSAPWPRTDLEPVAVIVTVRNEAGSIGALLGSILSGTRLPDEIVVADGGSSDRTLELLHSRAAADPRIRAVSAPGNRSVGRNAAVRASRSPIIACTDAGVEVEPDWLERITRPFDLVPETDVVAGVTVPAGTTWFERAAGVISAPRADEINLARFLPSTRSVAFRRSAWERVRGFDESLAHNEDTPFALELKRSGARFHFEPRARVRWRPRGDVGSFFRQHRRFGFGDGESRAQGWFYATLAAKYVLGAALFLMGFRFRAAWWLLGLGVVLFAVGQARRGVGRIGNVETALAVPLLKVVYDVAYLSGYVRGRLSRLGR; encoded by the coding sequence ATGCCCCCTGATCGCGACCCTGACGGTGGGGGGCCCGCTCCAGGAAGAGGACATGGTCAAGCTCCTGTTCCGACAGATCAAGAAGGCCGCGCTCCTGCCGCTTCACGGGGACCTCGCGCCGGACCTCGTGTACGCGAAGACGCTGGCGTCCGGCGGCTACCTCATGGCCCTCGATTCCAACCCGACGCGCGCCCTCCAGTACGCGCGGGCAGAGCTCTTTGGGTTGGGGATCGATTATCCGATCCTCCTGCCGGCGAAGATCGAAGGAACGACCTCCGACGACCTCCTTCGCATCGGGCTCAGGTACTTCCAAAAAGATCAGTGGAATCGGGCGCCGTACGCGATCTGCGAGACGCGCCCCGGCGGCTGGTAGCGGGCGGATCCGCGCCTTGGCCCCGCACTGACTTGGAGCCGGTCGCCGTCATCGTCACCGTACGGAACGAAGCGGGGTCGATCGGCGCCCTTCTCGGTTCCATTCTCTCGGGCACCCGGCTCCCGGACGAGATCGTCGTGGCGGACGGCGGCTCCAGCGATCGAACGCTCGAGCTGCTCCACTCCCGCGCCGCCGCCGATCCGCGGATTCGCGCGGTCTCCGCTCCCGGCAACCGCTCCGTCGGCCGGAACGCCGCGGTCCGCGCTTCCCGATCCCCGATCATCGCGTGCACCGACGCCGGCGTGGAAGTCGAGCCGGACTGGCTCGAGCGGATCACGCGCCCGTTCGACTTGGTCCCCGAGACCGACGTGGTCGCCGGGGTTACTGTTCCTGCGGGTACGACCTGGTTCGAGCGCGCCGCCGGGGTGATCTCCGCCCCGCGCGCCGATGAAATCAACCTCGCGCGGTTTCTCCCCTCGACGCGTTCCGTCGCGTTTCGCCGTTCGGCGTGGGAGCGGGTCCGCGGTTTCGACGAATCGCTCGCCCACAACGAGGACACGCCGTTCGCGCTGGAGCTCAAGCGCTCGGGAGCGCGGTTTCATTTCGAGCCTCGCGCGCGCGTCCGCTGGCGTCCGCGCGGCGACGTGGGGTCCTTTTTCCGCCAGCACAGGCGATTCGGATTCGGGGACGGCGAGTCCCGCGCACAGGGCTGGTTCTATGCAACCCTCGCGGCGAAATACGTCTTGGGCGCGGCTCTCTTCCTGATGGGCTTTCGATTTCGAGCGGCGTGGTGGCTGCTCGGGCTCGGCGTGGTCCTGTTCGCGGTCGGACAGGCGCGAAGGGGAGTCGGAAGGATCGGAAACGTGGAGACCGCGCTGGCGGTGCCGCTCTTGAAGGTGGTCTACGACGTGGCCTATCTGAGCGGGTACGTGCGCGGGCGGCTGAGCCGCCTCGGCCGCTAG
- a CDS encoding TIGR00159 family protein: protein MIAIKPQILLDVLDVLIVAFLFYRLFAMIKGTRASQMFVGLVVIVFVSIVAQWFRLNALNWIINSLKTVWVILFVILFQPELRALLTHIGQNRLLRALIRVEGYGVVGEILKSVEEMSEERRGALIVVERDMGLRNYVETGTKLEARVSSELLETVFTPHSPLHDGAAILRGDQIVAAGCILPLSQTRGLSPLLGTRHRAALGLAEETDAVVIVVSEETGAISIAHKGELKWKLDSGQLRSELAAIFNPRPEESPGPEEVGQES, encoded by the coding sequence GTGATCGCGATCAAGCCCCAGATCCTCCTCGACGTCCTCGATGTGCTGATCGTCGCGTTTCTCTTCTACCGCCTGTTCGCGATGATCAAAGGCACCCGCGCCTCGCAGATGTTCGTGGGGCTCGTCGTGATCGTGTTCGTCTCCATCGTGGCGCAATGGTTCCGCTTGAACGCCCTCAACTGGATCATCAACAGCCTGAAGACGGTCTGGGTCATCCTGTTCGTAATCCTGTTCCAGCCCGAGTTGCGCGCGCTCCTGACCCACATCGGCCAGAACCGCCTGCTCCGCGCGCTCATCCGCGTGGAGGGTTACGGCGTCGTCGGCGAAATCTTGAAATCGGTGGAGGAGATGAGCGAGGAGCGGCGTGGGGCGCTCATCGTGGTGGAACGGGACATGGGGCTTCGCAACTACGTGGAGACCGGCACCAAGCTCGAAGCGCGCGTCAGCTCGGAGCTGCTGGAGACCGTCTTCACGCCGCATTCGCCCCTCCACGACGGCGCGGCGATCCTCCGCGGCGATCAGATCGTCGCGGCCGGCTGCATCCTGCCCCTGAGCCAGACACGCGGACTCTCCCCCCTTCTCGGGACGCGTCATCGCGCCGCGCTGGGGCTGGCCGAGGAGACCGACGCGGTCGTCATCGTCGTGTCGGAGGAAACCGGCGCGATCTCGATCGCGCACAAAGGGGAGCTGAAATGGAAGCTAGACTCGGGGCAGCTCCGCAGCGAGCTGGCCGCGATCTTCAACCCGAGGCCTGAGGAAAGCCCGGGGCCCGAAGAGGTCGGGCAGGAGAGCTAG
- the folP gene encoding dihydropteroate synthase yields MARSTPGMARPPLGSPPARARAWRDPVHPSPDAPRTDSLPHRASTEPLTFVHRTGVWDLADRPRVVGILNLTPDSFYDGGRFQGADSALARADAMASEGADALDVGAQSTRPGSVPVGPEEEWERLGPILRSILARVPLPVSIDTYHLDVARRALACGASIVNDVSGLGVAPAVADEVARAGAGLVLMHSRGAPGEIHARQVYADVAAEVRAFLAERIRFAESRGVPRERIAIDPGIGFSKRPEQSVDALRGIPGLGPLGRPVYVGLSRKSFLGALTGEPAEGRLAAGLGASVAAYVLGARIFRTHDVRETVAALHLAETLLNSTPVGTAEQGAGA; encoded by the coding sequence ATGGCAAGGAGCACGCCCGGGATGGCGCGCCCACCCCTCGGATCGCCCCCAGCGAGAGCCCGGGCTTGGCGTGATCCCGTGCACCCGAGCCCCGATGCTCCGCGTACCGACAGTCTCCCGCACCGAGCTTCGACCGAGCCCCTAACCTTCGTCCACCGCACCGGCGTCTGGGATCTGGCCGACCGGCCTCGCGTCGTGGGCATCCTGAACCTCACGCCCGACTCGTTTTACGACGGCGGCCGCTTCCAGGGCGCCGATTCGGCGCTTGCCCGGGCGGATGCCATGGCCTCCGAAGGAGCGGATGCGCTCGACGTCGGCGCGCAGAGCACGCGCCCCGGCAGCGTGCCGGTCGGGCCCGAGGAGGAATGGGAGCGCCTTGGACCCATCCTCCGCTCGATCCTGGCGCGCGTTCCCCTGCCGGTTTCGATCGACACCTACCATCTGGACGTCGCCCGGCGCGCGCTCGCATGCGGGGCTTCGATCGTGAACGACGTGAGCGGACTCGGCGTCGCGCCCGCCGTGGCGGATGAGGTCGCGAGGGCGGGCGCGGGTCTCGTGCTCATGCATTCGCGCGGGGCGCCGGGGGAGATCCACGCGCGCCAGGTCTACGCCGACGTGGCCGCCGAGGTGCGCGCGTTCCTCGCCGAGCGGATCCGGTTCGCGGAATCGCGGGGTGTCCCGCGGGAGCGGATCGCGATCGATCCGGGGATCGGGTTTTCGAAGCGACCCGAGCAGAGCGTCGATGCTCTGCGCGGGATTCCGGGTCTTGGGCCGCTCGGCCGCCCGGTCTATGTCGGTCTTTCCCGCAAGTCGTTCCTCGGCGCGCTGACCGGCGAGCCGGCCGAGGGCAGGCTGGCCGCGGGGCTCGGCGCCTCGGTCGCAGCCTACGTTCTGGGTGCGCGAATCTTCCGCACGCACGACGTTCGCGAGACCGTGGCGGCGCTTCACCTCGCGGAGACACTCCTGAATTCGACTCCGGTGGGGACTGCCGAGCAAGGGGCCGGCGCGTGA
- a CDS encoding ATP-dependent metallopeptidase FtsH/Yme1/Tma family protein has product MLRKSGPPLRRPRPPRLPQRKTTPFGPARPIRTALLWLILVLGVILFVQIYGEIKAKTHEIPYSEFLAQVDSGNLKAVTIVDREVVGELKQSALTHEEGRPTSYVFFKVYLPAEDKDLGRAVLAKSPDATVNSKPTGMNWWSLALSYLPFVALLVLWMFMIRQIQSGGANAMKFGKSRPKVLMENSPKVTFKDVAGADEAKQELEEIIEFLRDPKKFQRLGGRIPKGALLLGPPGTGKTLLAKAVAGEAGVPFFSLSGSDFVEMFVGVGASRVRDLFDQGKRNAPCIIFIDEIDAVGRHRGAGLGGGHDEREQTLNQLLVEMDGFESNDGVILIAATNRPDVLDPALLRPGRFDRQIVVDVPDVRGREGILRVHTRNIPVADDVNLNTIARGTPGMVGADLANLVNEAALLAARRNHKRVISQDFEDAKDKVMMGTERRSLVISDAEKKSTSYHEAGHALMAWLQPGSDKVHKVTIIPRGRALGLTAYLPQDERHSFSREYWLRVLTHLMGGRAAEQVVLNQLTTGAQDDIRRATNIARRMVCEWGMSERLGPLTFGSKEEFVFLGREISQHRDYSEKTAIMIDEEVRSLVDGAYNHARQLLIDNVDKLHLLAGALLEREMLDGEQVERLLRGEKLEPLPRPRSSTDGQDESGFTQESDDGKEHARDGAPTPRIAPSESPGLA; this is encoded by the coding sequence ATGCTCCGCAAATCGGGGCCGCCGCTACGGCGGCCTCGCCCGCCGAGGCTCCCGCAGCGAAAGACCACGCCCTTCGGACCGGCACGGCCAATCCGCACGGCGCTTCTTTGGCTCATCCTCGTGCTCGGTGTCATTCTCTTCGTTCAGATCTACGGCGAGATCAAGGCCAAGACGCACGAGATCCCCTACTCCGAGTTCCTCGCGCAGGTGGATTCCGGAAACCTCAAGGCCGTCACGATCGTCGACCGCGAGGTGGTGGGTGAGCTCAAGCAGAGCGCCCTCACGCACGAGGAAGGGCGTCCAACCTCCTACGTCTTTTTCAAAGTCTACCTTCCGGCCGAGGACAAGGACCTGGGGCGTGCGGTCCTCGCAAAGAGCCCCGATGCGACGGTCAACTCGAAGCCCACCGGCATGAACTGGTGGAGCCTGGCGCTTTCCTACCTGCCCTTCGTGGCGCTCCTCGTGCTCTGGATGTTCATGATTCGCCAGATCCAGTCGGGCGGCGCGAACGCGATGAAGTTCGGGAAGAGCCGGCCCAAGGTGCTCATGGAAAACAGCCCCAAGGTCACCTTCAAGGACGTGGCGGGGGCGGATGAAGCGAAACAGGAGCTGGAGGAAATCATCGAATTCCTTCGCGACCCCAAGAAATTCCAGCGCCTCGGCGGGCGGATTCCCAAAGGCGCCCTGTTGCTCGGCCCTCCGGGAACCGGAAAAACGCTTCTCGCCAAGGCGGTCGCGGGCGAGGCCGGCGTGCCTTTCTTCTCGCTTTCTGGCTCCGACTTCGTGGAGATGTTCGTCGGGGTCGGCGCCTCGCGGGTCCGCGATCTTTTCGACCAGGGCAAGCGTAACGCTCCCTGCATCATCTTCATCGACGAGATCGATGCCGTGGGACGACACCGCGGCGCGGGCCTGGGCGGGGGTCACGACGAGCGCGAGCAAACTCTGAACCAGCTCCTGGTCGAGATGGACGGCTTCGAATCGAACGACGGCGTGATTCTGATCGCCGCCACGAACCGTCCGGACGTGCTCGATCCGGCTCTTCTGCGCCCCGGCCGGTTCGACCGCCAGATCGTCGTGGACGTTCCCGACGTGCGCGGGCGCGAGGGGATCCTGCGCGTGCACACCCGCAACATCCCGGTCGCCGACGACGTCAATCTCAACACCATCGCGCGCGGCACCCCGGGCATGGTGGGGGCGGACCTGGCGAATCTGGTCAACGAAGCCGCGCTCCTCGCGGCACGACGGAACCACAAACGGGTCATCTCGCAGGATTTTGAGGACGCGAAGGACAAGGTCATGATGGGCACCGAGCGGCGCAGCCTGGTCATCTCCGACGCGGAGAAGAAGAGCACGTCCTATCACGAGGCGGGGCATGCGCTCATGGCGTGGCTGCAGCCCGGGAGCGACAAGGTCCACAAGGTGACGATCATTCCCCGCGGGCGCGCGCTCGGATTGACCGCGTACCTGCCCCAGGACGAACGTCACTCGTTCTCACGCGAATACTGGCTGAGGGTTCTCACCCACTTGATGGGCGGGCGCGCCGCCGAGCAGGTCGTGCTGAACCAGCTCACGACGGGCGCGCAGGACGACATACGCCGCGCGACCAACATCGCCCGCCGCATGGTGTGCGAGTGGGGGATGAGCGAGCGGCTGGGCCCGCTGACCTTCGGGTCCAAGGAAGAGTTCGTGTTCCTGGGAAGGGAGATCTCCCAGCACCGCGATTACAGCGAGAAGACCGCGATCATGATCGACGAGGAAGTGCGGAGCCTCGTGGATGGCGCCTACAACCACGCGCGCCAGCTCCTCATCGACAACGTGGACAAGCTTCATCTCCTCGCCGGGGCCCTGCTCGAGCGCGAGATGCTGGACGGGGAGCAGGTCGAGAGGCTTCTGCGCGGCGAAAAGCTCGAGCCGCTCCCGCGCCCTCGCTCCTCGACGGACGGTCAAGACGAGAGTGGCTTCACGCAGGAATCGGACGATGGCAAGGAGCACGCCCGGGATGGCGCGCCCACCCCTCGGATCGCCCCCAGCGAGAGCCCGGGCTTGGCGTGA